The following proteins are co-located in the Eptesicus fuscus isolate TK198812 chromosome 9, DD_ASM_mEF_20220401, whole genome shotgun sequence genome:
- the NOL9 gene encoding polynucleotide 5'-hydroxyl-kinase NOL9, producing MRSRETLAPPAPATIMADTLQLQKQRPFRSTWARSRKARPQLILSRRPRRRLRLLRWGGRRLLRRRLLQAQAAGADWREGSWLVSRSAAAPRPKTAVPSPVPRPVPSPTSSRASSPTSDEDTAPSCPAKLPIPPLRPAGPGRALLLLPREQVFTFSGTCRVTCLYGQVQVFGFTISQGQPSQDVFSTYTHSRLALSAVHYSVPEKSKKEMKREARTLLRAHLNRDDRCWVMKNFSPLCSIVMLETLKNSAVSFITSHPGLSYVFEQERTTFQINAEYFAMRSVGIKKEKKKNGLQLTESVLSALEELVGVACEEADGCPIILVCGSQDVGKSTFNRHLINQLLNSISCVDYLECDLGQTELTPPGCISLFNITEPLLGPPFTHQRTPQKMVYFGKSTCKNNYENYIEIIKYVFSSYKRESPLIINTMGWVTDQGLLLLVDLIRLLSPSHVVQFSSGRSRFMPQLTPSYVDDMDGLYTKSKAKVRDRGFYLPEFADSLEFGDEEKESPVAFSGHKLMCVQSDFAFRKTPRNRESHNRVLRDLALLGYLGQLHPPPPKPLHPLHSLTPYQVPFSAVALRVIHSDVAPTHVLYAVNASWVGLCKILDDVGGYTEGPVLLTQTPICDCLGFGICRGIDMEKRLYHILTPVPPEELRNVNCLLVGAISIPQCVLKSQHGFEGTIPYVTTDYDIKLPGASGKIGAREAEETYRKRQHPKARFYRKAH from the exons ATGAGATCTCGCGAGACTCTCGCGCCGCCAGCGCCGGCGACCATCATGGCGGACACCCTGCAGCTGCAGAAGCAGAGACCCTTCCGCTCCACGTGGGCGCGATCCCGCAAGGCCCGGCCCCAGCTCATCCTCAgccgccggccccgccgccgGCTCCGGCTCCTGCGCTGGGGCGGCCGGAGGCTCctgcggcggcggctgctgcaAGCCCAGGCGGCCGGCGCGGACTGGCGGGAGGGCAGCTGGCTGGTGTCGCGCTCGGCGGCTGCCCCGAGGCCCAAGACCGCGGTGCCCAGCCCGGTCCCTAGACCTGTCCCCAGCCCGACCTCCAGCCGGGCTTCCAGCCCGACCTCGGACGAGGACACCGCCCCGAGTTGCCCCGCGAAACTCCCCATCCCGCCGCTGCGTCCGGCCGGCCCGGGCCGCGCGTTGCTGCTGCTGCCGCGGGAACAG GTTTTTACTTTTAGCGGGACCTGTCGCGTGACTTGCCTTTACGGCCAGGTGCAGGTGTTTGGTTTTACCATTAGCCAAGGCCAGCCTTCCCAAGATGTCTTCTCTACCTACACCCACTCTCGCCTGGCTCTCAGTGCTGTTCATTACTCGGTGCCTGAGAAAAGCAAgaaggagatgaagagagaagCCCGAACTCTGCTCAGAGCTCATCTTAACCGGG ATGACAGGTGTTGGGTGATGAAGAACTTTTCTCCTCTGTGCTCCATTGTGATGCTAGAAACCCTGAAAAACTCCGCTGTGAGCTTCATTACCAGCCATCCAGGCTTATCTTACGTTTTCGAACAAGAG AGGACAACTTTCCAGATTAACGCTGAGTATTTCGCCATGAGGTCTGTGGgcattaaaaaagagaagaaaaaaaacggCCTTCAGTTAACCGAGAGTGTCCTTTCGGCCCTGGAGGAGCTGGTCGGCGTCGCTTGTG AGGAAGCGGACGGCTGCCCCATCATTCTGGTCTGTGGCTCTCAGGACGTCGGGAAGTCCACCTTTAATAGGCACCTGATTAACCAGCTGTTGAACAG tATTTCCTGCGTTGACTATTTGGAATGTGACCTGGGACAGACAGAACTTACTCCTCCAGGCTGTATTTCTCTATTTAATATCACAGAACCACTTCTAG GACCACCTTTCACCCACCAGAGGACACCACAGAAAATGGTATATTTTGGGAAATCTACTTGTAAAAACAACTATGAGAATTACATTGAGATCATCAAGTATGTGTTCAGCTCCTACAAGAGAGAGTCCCCTCTCATCATCAATACAATGGGCTGGGTGACAG ATCAGGGCCTTTTGCTCCTCGTCGATCTGATCCGCTTGCTGTCCCCCAGCCACGTGGTTCAGTTCAGTTCTGGCCGGAGCAGATTCATGCCGCAACTCACCCCCAGCTACGTCGACGACATGGACGGCTTGTACACAAAGAGCAAGGCCAAGGTCAGAGACCGAGGCTTCTACCTGCCAGAGTTTGCAGACAGTTTGGAATTTGGTGACGAAGAAAAGGAGAGTCCGGTGGCGTTTTCTGGACATAAGCTGATGTGCGTCCAGTCGGACTTTGCGTTTAGAAAAACTCCAAGAAATCG agagtcGCATAACAGAGTTCTTCGGGACTTGGCCTTGTTGGGTTACCTTGGCCAGCTGCATCCCCCCCCGCCGAAACCGCTGCATCCCCTGCACAGCCTGACCCCCTATCAG GTCCCTTTCAGTGCCGTCGCCCTCCGGGTCATCCACTCTGATGTCGCCCCTACCCATGTCCTGTACGCGGTGAACGCCAGCTGGGTCGGCCTTTGCAAGATCCTGGACGATGTGGGAGGATACACAGAGGGGCCCGTCCTGCTCACGCAGACTCCGATCTGTGATTGTTTGGGCTTCG GGATCTGCAGGGGGATCGACATGGAGAAGCGGCTTTACCACATCCTCACGCCTGTGCCCCCGGAAGAACTAAGAAATGTGAATTGTCTGCTGGTCGGAGCCATTTCCATTCCACAGTGTGTCCTCAAGAGCCAG cATGGGTTCGAGGGGACGATTCCTTACGTCACAACAGATTATGACATTAAACTTCCTGGAGCGTCAGGGAAAATTGGAGCAAGAGAAGCTGAGGAGACGTATAGAAAGAGACAACACCCAAAAGCTAGGTTCTATCGAAAGGCACACTGA
- the ZBTB48 gene encoding telomere zinc finger-associated protein isoform X2, whose translation MDGSFIQHSVRVLQELNKQREKGQYCDATLAVGDLVFKAHWSVLACCSHFFESLYGVGSGGSVVLPAGFAEIFGLLLDFFYTGHLALTSGNRDQVLLAARELCVPDAVELCQSFNPKTSAGQAPSGQSGLETPVPRDVSSHPKELAGMEHEEASRAVGQVPRDPEPSGSTSPPRPQLGLPALIESPSLRGKLRQALKPCPPEDKEPEDCKAPPRPLEAQGGQLQGRSDEWEVVVQVEDDGNGDCVSETETVLTRRKSNVLRKPCPAEPALSAGALAAEPPANRKGPAVPVECPTCHKKFLSKYYLKVHNRKHTGEKPFECPKCGKCYFRKENLLEHEARNCMNRSEQVFTCSVCQETFRRRMELRVHMVSHTGEMPYKCSSCSQQFMQKKDLQSHMIKLHGAPKPHACPTCAKCFLSRTELQLHEAFKHRGEKLFVCEECGHRASSRNGLQMHTKAKHRNERPYVCEFCSHAFTQKANLNTHLRTHTGEKPFQCHLCGKTFRTQASLDKHNRTHTGERPFSCEFCEQRFTEKGPLLRHVASRHQEGRPHFCQICGKTFKAVEQLRVHVRRHKGVRKFECTKCGYKFTRQAHLRRHMEIHDRVKNYNPRQRKLRNLVIEDEKVVVVALQPPAELEVGSAEVIMESLAQGGLAPQLPAQRLCAEESFPGVMEPSLLITAAIPEDCDS comes from the exons ATGGATGGCTCCTTCATCCAGCACAGCGTGAGGGTCCTGCAGGAGCTCAACAAGCAGCGGGAGAAGGGCCAGTACTGCGACGCCACCCTGGCCGTGGGGGACCTGGTGTTCAAGGCCCACTGGAGTGTCCTCGCCTGCTGCAGCCACTTCTTTGAGAGCCTCTATGGGGTTGGCTCCGGGGGCAGTGttgtcctccctgctggcttcGCGGAGATTTTTGGCCTCTTGTTGGACTTTTTCTATACCGGCCACCTCGCCCTCACGTCAGGGAACCGGGATCAGGTGCTCCTGGCAGCCAGGGAGCTGTGTGTGCCGGACGCTGTGGAACTGTGCCAGAGCTTCAACCCCAAGACCTCGGCGGGacaggcaccaagtggccagaGTGGGCTCGAGACACCTGTCCCCCGGGATGTGAGCAGCCACCCCAAGGAGCTAGCAGGCATGGAGCACGAGGAAGCTTCCAGGGCTGTGGGTCAAGTCCCCAGGGATCCGGAGCCCAGCGGCAGCACCAGCCCCCCGAGGCCCCAGCTTGGGCTCCCTGCTCTGATCGAGAGCCCATCCCTGCGTGGGAAACTCAGGCAGGCCCTGAAGCCTTGTCCCCCGGAGGACAAGGAGCCTGAGGATTGCAAAGCGCCCCCAAGGCCCCTGGAGGCTCAAGGTGGCCAGCTGCAGGGCAGGAGTGATGAG TGGGAAGTGGTGGTTCAAGTTGAGGATGACGGGAATGGCGACTGTGTTTCTGAGACGGAGACTGTGTTGACCAGGAGGAAATCAAACGTACTCAGAAAGCCCTGCCCTGCCGAGCCAGCCCTGAGCGCAGGCGCCCTGGCAGCCGAGCCCCCTGCGAACAGAAAAGGTCCAGCGGTGCCGGTTGAATGCCCCACGTGTCATAAAAAGTTCCTCAGCAAGTATTACCTGAAAGTCCACAACAG GAAACACACTGGGGAGAAGCCCTTCGAGTGCCCCAAATGTGGGAAGTGCTACTTCCGGAAGGAGAACCTCCTGGAGCACGAAGCCCGGAATTGTATGAACCGCTCAGAGCAG GTCTTCACGTGCTCCGTGTGCCAGGAGACCTTCCGCCGGAGGATGGAGCTGCGGGTGCACATGGTGTCCCACACCGGGGAGATGCCCTACAAG tgctcctcctgctcccagcaGTTCATGCAGAAGAAGGACTTGCAGAGCCACATGATCAAGCTGCACGGAGCTCCCAAGCCCCATGCT TGTCCCACCTGTGCCAAGTGCTTCCTGTCCCGGACAGAACTGCAGCTGCACGAGGCTTTCAAGCACCGCGGAGAGAAGCTGTTCGTGTGTGAGGAGTGTGGGCACCGGGCCTCGAGCCGAAACGGCCTGCAGATGCACACCAAAGCCAAGCACAG GAACGAGAGGCCCTACGTCTGTGAGTTCTGCAGCCACGCCTTCACCCAGAAGGCCAATCTCAACACGCACCTGCGCACGCACACGGGCGAGAAGCCCTTCCAGTGTCACCTCTGTGGCAAGACCTTCCGCACCCAAG CCAGCCTGGACAAGCACAACCGCACCCACACTGGCGAGAGGCCCTTCAGCTGCGAGTTCTGCGAGCAGCGCTTCACCGAGAAGGGGCCCCTGCTGAGGCACGTGGCCAGCCGCCACCAGGAGGGCCGCCCCCACTTCTGCCAGATCTGCGGGAAGACCTTCAAAG CCGTGGAGCAGCTGCGTGTGCACGTCCGGAGGCACAAGGGCGTGAGGAAGTTCGAGTGCACCAAGTGCGGCTACAAGTTCACCCGGCAG GCCCACCTGCGGAGGCACATGGAGATCCACGACCGCGTGAAGAACTACAACCCGCGGCAGCGCAAGCTCCGGAACCTGGTCATCGAGGAcgagaaggtggtggtggtggcgctCCAGCCGCCCGCCGAGCTGGAGGTGGGCTCGGCCGAGGTCATCATGGAGTCCCTGGCCCAGGGCGGCCtggccccccagctccccgcccAGAGACTGTGCGCGGAGGAGAGCTTCCCGGGCGTCATGGAGCCCTCGCTGCTCATCACGGCGGCCATTCCCGAGGACTGCGACTCGTAG
- the ZBTB48 gene encoding telomere zinc finger-associated protein isoform X1, whose product MDGSFIQHSVRVLQELNKQREKGQYCDATLAVGDLVFKAHWSVLACCSHFFESLYGVGSGGSVVLPAGFAEIFGLLLDFFYTGHLALTSGNRDQVLLAARELCVPDAVELCQSFNPKTSAGQAPSGQSGLETPVPRDVSSHPKELAGMEHEEASRAVGQVPRDPEPSGSTSPPRPQLGLPALIESPSLRGKLRQALKPCPPEDKEPEDCKAPPRPLEAQGGQLQGRSDEWEVVVQVEDDGNGDCVSETETVLTRRKSNVLRKPCPAEPALSAGALAAEPPANRKGPAVPVECPTCHKKFLSKYYLKVHNRKHTGEKPFECPKCGKCYFRKENLLEHEARNCMNRSEQVFTCSVCQETFRRRMELRVHMVSHTGEMPYKCSSCSQQFMQKKDLQSHMIKLHGAPKPHACPTCAKCFLSRTELQLHEAFKHRGEKLFVCEECGHRASSRNGLQMHTKAKHRNERPYVCEFCSHAFTQKANLNTHLRTHTGEKPFQCHLCGKTFRTQASLDKHNRTHTGERPFSCEFCEQRFTEKGPLLRHVASRHQEGRPHFCQICGKTFKAVEQLRVHVRRHKGVRKFECTKCGYKFTRQVGLGHLLLPPRACQPSPEPRSPQAHLRRHMEIHDRVKNYNPRQRKLRNLVIEDEKVVVVALQPPAELEVGSAEVIMESLAQGGLAPQLPAQRLCAEESFPGVMEPSLLITAAIPEDCDS is encoded by the exons ATGGATGGCTCCTTCATCCAGCACAGCGTGAGGGTCCTGCAGGAGCTCAACAAGCAGCGGGAGAAGGGCCAGTACTGCGACGCCACCCTGGCCGTGGGGGACCTGGTGTTCAAGGCCCACTGGAGTGTCCTCGCCTGCTGCAGCCACTTCTTTGAGAGCCTCTATGGGGTTGGCTCCGGGGGCAGTGttgtcctccctgctggcttcGCGGAGATTTTTGGCCTCTTGTTGGACTTTTTCTATACCGGCCACCTCGCCCTCACGTCAGGGAACCGGGATCAGGTGCTCCTGGCAGCCAGGGAGCTGTGTGTGCCGGACGCTGTGGAACTGTGCCAGAGCTTCAACCCCAAGACCTCGGCGGGacaggcaccaagtggccagaGTGGGCTCGAGACACCTGTCCCCCGGGATGTGAGCAGCCACCCCAAGGAGCTAGCAGGCATGGAGCACGAGGAAGCTTCCAGGGCTGTGGGTCAAGTCCCCAGGGATCCGGAGCCCAGCGGCAGCACCAGCCCCCCGAGGCCCCAGCTTGGGCTCCCTGCTCTGATCGAGAGCCCATCCCTGCGTGGGAAACTCAGGCAGGCCCTGAAGCCTTGTCCCCCGGAGGACAAGGAGCCTGAGGATTGCAAAGCGCCCCCAAGGCCCCTGGAGGCTCAAGGTGGCCAGCTGCAGGGCAGGAGTGATGAG TGGGAAGTGGTGGTTCAAGTTGAGGATGACGGGAATGGCGACTGTGTTTCTGAGACGGAGACTGTGTTGACCAGGAGGAAATCAAACGTACTCAGAAAGCCCTGCCCTGCCGAGCCAGCCCTGAGCGCAGGCGCCCTGGCAGCCGAGCCCCCTGCGAACAGAAAAGGTCCAGCGGTGCCGGTTGAATGCCCCACGTGTCATAAAAAGTTCCTCAGCAAGTATTACCTGAAAGTCCACAACAG GAAACACACTGGGGAGAAGCCCTTCGAGTGCCCCAAATGTGGGAAGTGCTACTTCCGGAAGGAGAACCTCCTGGAGCACGAAGCCCGGAATTGTATGAACCGCTCAGAGCAG GTCTTCACGTGCTCCGTGTGCCAGGAGACCTTCCGCCGGAGGATGGAGCTGCGGGTGCACATGGTGTCCCACACCGGGGAGATGCCCTACAAG tgctcctcctgctcccagcaGTTCATGCAGAAGAAGGACTTGCAGAGCCACATGATCAAGCTGCACGGAGCTCCCAAGCCCCATGCT TGTCCCACCTGTGCCAAGTGCTTCCTGTCCCGGACAGAACTGCAGCTGCACGAGGCTTTCAAGCACCGCGGAGAGAAGCTGTTCGTGTGTGAGGAGTGTGGGCACCGGGCCTCGAGCCGAAACGGCCTGCAGATGCACACCAAAGCCAAGCACAG GAACGAGAGGCCCTACGTCTGTGAGTTCTGCAGCCACGCCTTCACCCAGAAGGCCAATCTCAACACGCACCTGCGCACGCACACGGGCGAGAAGCCCTTCCAGTGTCACCTCTGTGGCAAGACCTTCCGCACCCAAG CCAGCCTGGACAAGCACAACCGCACCCACACTGGCGAGAGGCCCTTCAGCTGCGAGTTCTGCGAGCAGCGCTTCACCGAGAAGGGGCCCCTGCTGAGGCACGTGGCCAGCCGCCACCAGGAGGGCCGCCCCCACTTCTGCCAGATCTGCGGGAAGACCTTCAAAG CCGTGGAGCAGCTGCGTGTGCACGTCCGGAGGCACAAGGGCGTGAGGAAGTTCGAGTGCACCAAGTGCGGCTACAAGTTCACCCGGCAGGTAGGCCtgggccacctcctcctcccccctcgggcctgccagcccagccctgagccccgcTCCCCCCAGGCCCACCTGCGGAGGCACATGGAGATCCACGACCGCGTGAAGAACTACAACCCGCGGCAGCGCAAGCTCCGGAACCTGGTCATCGAGGAcgagaaggtggtggtggtggcgctCCAGCCGCCCGCCGAGCTGGAGGTGGGCTCGGCCGAGGTCATCATGGAGTCCCTGGCCCAGGGCGGCCtggccccccagctccccgcccAGAGACTGTGCGCGGAGGAGAGCTTCCCGGGCGTCATGGAGCCCTCGCTGCTCATCACGGCGGCCATTCCCGAGGACTGCGACTCGTAG
- the KLHL21 gene encoding kelch-like protein 21 isoform X2: protein MERPAPLAVLPFSDPAHALSLLRGLSQLRAERKFLDVTLEAAGGRDFPAHRAVLAAASPYFRAMFAGQLRESRAERVRLHGVPPDMLQLLLDFSYTGRVAVSGDNAEPLLRAADLLQFPAVKEACGAFLQQQLDLANCLDMQDFAEAFSCAGLAHAAQRFILRHVGELGAEQLERLPLARLLRYLRDDGLCVPKEEAAYQLALRWVRADPPRRAAHWPQLLEAVRLPFVRRFYLLAHVEAEPLVARCPPCLRLLREARDFQAARYDRHDRGPCPRMRPRPSTGLAEILVLVGGCDQDCDELVTVDCYNPQTGQWRYLAEFPDHLGGGYSIVALGNDIYVTGGSDGARLYDCVWRYNSSVNEWTEVAPMLKAREYHSSSVLDGLLYVVAADSTERYDHTTDAWEALQPMTYPLDNCSTTACRGRLYAIGSLAGKETMVMQCYDPDTDLWSLVDCGQLPPWSFAPKTVTLNGLMYFIRDDSAEVDVYNPGKNEWDKIPSMNQDPSAWQCHSLHHSVTALSLRN, encoded by the exons ATGGAGCGGCCGGCGCCCCTGGCCGTGCTGCCCTTCTCGGACCCCGCGCACGCGCTGAGCCTGCTCCGCGGCCTGAGCCAGCTGCGCGCCGAGCGCAAGTTCCTGGACGTGACCCtggaggcggcgggcgggcgcgACTTCCCGGCGCACCGCGCGGTGCTGGCGGCCGCCAGCCCCTACTTCCGCGCCATGTTCGCCGGGCAGCTGCGCGAGAGCCGCGCCGAGCGGGTGCGCCTGCACGGGGTGCCGCCCGAcatgctgcagctgctgctcgaCTTCAGCTACACGGGCCGCGTGGCCGTGAGCGGCGACAACGCCGAGCCGCTGCTGCGCGCCGCCGACCTGCTGCAGTTCCCGGCCGTGAAGGAGGCGTGCGGCGCCTTCCTGCAGCAGCAGCTCGACCTGGCCAACTGCCTGGACATGCAGGACTTCGCCGAGGCCTTCAGCTGCGCGGGGCTGGCGCACGCGGCGCAGCGCTTCATCCTGCGCCACGTGGGCGAGCTGGGCGCCGAGCAGCTGGAGCGGCTGCCGCTGGCGCGCCTGCTGCGCTACCTGCGCGACGACGGGCTGTGCGTGCCCAAGGAGGAGGCCGCCTACCAGCTGGCGCTGCGCTGGGTGCGCGCCGAcccgccgcgccgcgccgcgcaCTGGCCGCAGCTGCTGGAGGCCGTGCGCCTGCCCTTCGTGCGCCGCTTCTACCTGCTGGCGCACGTCGAGGCCGAGCCGCTGGTGGcccgctgcccgccctgcctgcgCCTGCTGCGCGAGGCGCGCGACTTCCAGGCGGCGCGCTACGACCGCCACGACCGCGGGCCCTGCCCCCGCATGCGCCCGCGCCCCTCCACCGGCCTCGCCGAGATCCTCGTGCTCGTGGGCGGCTGCGACCAGGACTGCGACGAGCTGGTCACCGTCGACTGCTACAACCCGCAGACGGGCCAGTGGCGCTACCTGGCCGAGTTCCCGGACCACCTGGGCGGGGGCTACAGCATCGTGGCGCTTGGCAACGACATCTACGTGACGG GTGGGTCCGACGGCGCCAGGCTGTACGACTGCGTGTGGCGGTACAACTCGAGCGTGAACGAGTGGACGGAGGTGGCGCCCATGCTCAAGGCCCGCGAGTACCACAGCTCCTCCGTGCTGGACGGGCTGCTGTACGTGGTGGCGGCCGACAGCACGGAGCGCTACGACCACACCACCGACGCCTGGGAGGCCCTGCAGCCCATGACCTACCCCCTGGACAACTGCTCCACCACGGCCTGCCGCGGCCGGCTCTACGCCATCGGCTCGCTGGCCGGCAAGGAGACCATGGTGATGCAGTGCTACGACCCGGACACGGACCTGTGGTCGCTGGTGGACTGTGGCCAGCTCCCGCCCTGGTCCTTTGCCCCCAAGACGGTGACTCTGAACGGACTCATGTACTTCATCAG GGACGACTCCGCCGAGGTGGATGTGTATAACCCCGGGAAGAACGAATGGGACAAGATCCCATCTATGAATCAG GATCCCTCTGCGTGGCAATGCCACAGTTTACATCACAGCGTGACAGCTTTGTCCTTAAGAAATTAA
- the KLHL21 gene encoding kelch-like protein 21 isoform X1: MERPAPLAVLPFSDPAHALSLLRGLSQLRAERKFLDVTLEAAGGRDFPAHRAVLAAASPYFRAMFAGQLRESRAERVRLHGVPPDMLQLLLDFSYTGRVAVSGDNAEPLLRAADLLQFPAVKEACGAFLQQQLDLANCLDMQDFAEAFSCAGLAHAAQRFILRHVGELGAEQLERLPLARLLRYLRDDGLCVPKEEAAYQLALRWVRADPPRRAAHWPQLLEAVRLPFVRRFYLLAHVEAEPLVARCPPCLRLLREARDFQAARYDRHDRGPCPRMRPRPSTGLAEILVLVGGCDQDCDELVTVDCYNPQTGQWRYLAEFPDHLGGGYSIVALGNDIYVTGGSDGARLYDCVWRYNSSVNEWTEVAPMLKAREYHSSSVLDGLLYVVAADSTERYDHTTDAWEALQPMTYPLDNCSTTACRGRLYAIGSLAGKETMVMQCYDPDTDLWSLVDCGQLPPWSFAPKTVTLNGLMYFIRDDSAEVDVYNPGKNEWDKIPSMNQVHVGGSLAVLGGKLYVSGGYDNTFELSDVVEAYDPETRAWSVVGRLPEPTFWHGSVSIFRQFMPQTPLGGRGFELDSSSSDMDVGQPRPPPEHPRELH; this comes from the exons ATGGAGCGGCCGGCGCCCCTGGCCGTGCTGCCCTTCTCGGACCCCGCGCACGCGCTGAGCCTGCTCCGCGGCCTGAGCCAGCTGCGCGCCGAGCGCAAGTTCCTGGACGTGACCCtggaggcggcgggcgggcgcgACTTCCCGGCGCACCGCGCGGTGCTGGCGGCCGCCAGCCCCTACTTCCGCGCCATGTTCGCCGGGCAGCTGCGCGAGAGCCGCGCCGAGCGGGTGCGCCTGCACGGGGTGCCGCCCGAcatgctgcagctgctgctcgaCTTCAGCTACACGGGCCGCGTGGCCGTGAGCGGCGACAACGCCGAGCCGCTGCTGCGCGCCGCCGACCTGCTGCAGTTCCCGGCCGTGAAGGAGGCGTGCGGCGCCTTCCTGCAGCAGCAGCTCGACCTGGCCAACTGCCTGGACATGCAGGACTTCGCCGAGGCCTTCAGCTGCGCGGGGCTGGCGCACGCGGCGCAGCGCTTCATCCTGCGCCACGTGGGCGAGCTGGGCGCCGAGCAGCTGGAGCGGCTGCCGCTGGCGCGCCTGCTGCGCTACCTGCGCGACGACGGGCTGTGCGTGCCCAAGGAGGAGGCCGCCTACCAGCTGGCGCTGCGCTGGGTGCGCGCCGAcccgccgcgccgcgccgcgcaCTGGCCGCAGCTGCTGGAGGCCGTGCGCCTGCCCTTCGTGCGCCGCTTCTACCTGCTGGCGCACGTCGAGGCCGAGCCGCTGGTGGcccgctgcccgccctgcctgcgCCTGCTGCGCGAGGCGCGCGACTTCCAGGCGGCGCGCTACGACCGCCACGACCGCGGGCCCTGCCCCCGCATGCGCCCGCGCCCCTCCACCGGCCTCGCCGAGATCCTCGTGCTCGTGGGCGGCTGCGACCAGGACTGCGACGAGCTGGTCACCGTCGACTGCTACAACCCGCAGACGGGCCAGTGGCGCTACCTGGCCGAGTTCCCGGACCACCTGGGCGGGGGCTACAGCATCGTGGCGCTTGGCAACGACATCTACGTGACGG GTGGGTCCGACGGCGCCAGGCTGTACGACTGCGTGTGGCGGTACAACTCGAGCGTGAACGAGTGGACGGAGGTGGCGCCCATGCTCAAGGCCCGCGAGTACCACAGCTCCTCCGTGCTGGACGGGCTGCTGTACGTGGTGGCGGCCGACAGCACGGAGCGCTACGACCACACCACCGACGCCTGGGAGGCCCTGCAGCCCATGACCTACCCCCTGGACAACTGCTCCACCACGGCCTGCCGCGGCCGGCTCTACGCCATCGGCTCGCTGGCCGGCAAGGAGACCATGGTGATGCAGTGCTACGACCCGGACACGGACCTGTGGTCGCTGGTGGACTGTGGCCAGCTCCCGCCCTGGTCCTTTGCCCCCAAGACGGTGACTCTGAACGGACTCATGTACTTCATCAG GGACGACTCCGCCGAGGTGGATGTGTATAACCCCGGGAAGAACGAATGGGACAAGATCCCATCTATGAATCAG GTACACGTGGGAGGCAGCCTGGCCGTCCTTGGAGGGAAGCTGTACGTCTCGGGGGGGTATGACAACACGTTTGAACTCTCGGATGTGGTGGAAGCCTATGACCCCGAGACTCGGGCCTGGAGCGTGGTGGGCCGGCTCCCCGAACCCACCTTCTGGCACGGCAGCGTCAGCATCTTCCGCCAGTTCATGCCCCAGACGCCCTTGGGCGGACGTGGCTTTGAGCTAGACAGTAGCAGCAGCGACATGGACGTGGGCcagccccggccgcccccggAGCACCCCCGCGAGCTGCACTAG